One window of Phycisphaeraceae bacterium genomic DNA carries:
- a CDS encoding prepilin-type N-terminal cleavage/methylation domain-containing protein — MERNRSRCYAAFSLVEVVVVLAIIGTIAAIALPRYGFALERYRASSAYDRVVADIERIKRLARATGTSWTIVFDNPGTRYRMYQGEFGDVSDASSMESVSLDDPPYNAEITRVSIAGGDYITFDMYGEPTSSGGIEIQSGRLAYVVSIGN, encoded by the coding sequence ATGGAACGCAACAGATCACGTTGTTATGCTGCGTTCAGCCTCGTTGAGGTGGTGGTGGTGCTAGCAATCATTGGTACTATTGCAGCAATCGCTCTCCCTCGATACGGGTTCGCACTTGAGCGGTATCGCGCTTCGTCCGCGTACGATCGTGTTGTTGCTGACATTGAACGCATCAAGCGACTTGCGAGAGCAACCGGCACCTCGTGGACTATTGTGTTCGATAATCCGGGCACGCGCTATCGCATGTATCAGGGTGAGTTTGGCGACGTGAGTGATGCCTCCAGCATGGAATCTGTGTCCCTGGATGATCCACCTTACAACGCTGAGATCACCCGCGTTTCTATCGCGGGTGGTGACTACATCACGTTTGACATGTATGGTGAGCCGACGTCATCCGGCGGCATTGAAATCCAATCCGGGCGTCTAGCATATGTTGTTTCTATCGGCAACTGA
- a CDS encoding lipid-A-disaccharide synthase N-terminal domain-containing protein has translation MVLLIGLGAWLVYARAPVPPNARDGAKLTQIRIGQEKAWLEYAPNAPEPEQFRVIHRKTGPGDAFSLDAAQRVLGDELLDNVIHDEENALYRLFNVTSPGGVIWVALGFGAQIIFSARFLIQWIVSERRKQSVVPEIFWWISLVGGISLFCYFVWRQDIVGVFGQSSGVVIYARNIRLIKKQKHREHERQLAQNAE, from the coding sequence ATGGTGCTGCTCATCGGGCTCGGTGCCTGGCTGGTCTACGCGCGCGCGCCAGTGCCACCCAACGCACGCGATGGCGCCAAACTCACACAGATCCGCATCGGTCAGGAGAAAGCCTGGCTTGAGTACGCCCCGAACGCACCCGAGCCCGAGCAGTTCCGTGTCATCCATCGCAAGACGGGCCCGGGCGACGCGTTCAGCCTTGACGCAGCGCAGCGCGTACTGGGAGATGAACTCCTGGACAATGTCATCCACGACGAGGAAAACGCGCTCTACCGCCTCTTCAATGTCACCAGCCCGGGGGGTGTGATCTGGGTCGCGCTGGGCTTTGGCGCACAGATCATCTTCTCCGCCAGATTCCTGATCCAGTGGATCGTCTCTGAGCGCAGGAAGCAATCCGTCGTCCCCGAGATCTTCTGGTGGATCAGCCTTGTCGGCGGGATCAGCCTGTTCTGCTACTTCGTCTGGCGACAGGACATCGTCGGCGTGTTCGGGCAGTCGTCCGGCGTGGTTATCTACGCTCGAAATATCAGACTCATCAAGAAGCAGAAGCATCGCGAGCACGAACGCCAACTCGCACAGAACGCGGAATAA
- a CDS encoding AAA family ATPase codes for MTTYTRDELATLIEQHAHIHQRVLESVSSVVVGQTHVAQRLLVGLLTGGHVLLEGMPGLAKTLSVSALAGSLHATFSRVQFTPDLLPADLVGTLIYNPRDHEFSTRKGPIFANIVLADEINRAPAKVQSALLEAMQERQVTIGDTSHKLPDPFLVLATMNPVEQEGTYRLPEAQIDRFMLKVKVDYPSREEELEIAMKMAHTTPMKPVEPVVEVSEIVTARKLVDAVNIDARIAAYATDLTRATRDPRSVGVEAAHLIDFGASPRASINLLLAAKALAFLAGRSYVTPTDVKSAAPDVLRHRVAPSYQALAEGIDAEQIVAQVINHVPVP; via the coding sequence ATGACAACGTACACCAGAGACGAACTCGCGACACTGATCGAGCAGCACGCCCACATCCATCAGCGCGTACTCGAATCGGTCTCAAGCGTGGTTGTCGGGCAGACACACGTTGCACAAAGGCTGCTCGTCGGCCTGCTGACCGGCGGCCACGTGCTGCTGGAAGGCATGCCGGGGCTTGCCAAGACCTTGAGTGTGTCAGCTCTCGCCGGTTCATTGCACGCAACATTCAGCCGCGTGCAGTTCACACCAGACCTGCTCCCAGCCGATCTCGTTGGCACGTTGATCTACAACCCGCGCGACCACGAGTTCTCAACGCGCAAGGGACCGATCTTTGCAAACATCGTACTCGCAGATGAGATCAACCGCGCACCTGCCAAGGTGCAGAGCGCACTACTCGAAGCGATGCAGGAACGCCAGGTCACAATCGGCGATACATCGCACAAACTCCCCGATCCGTTCCTCGTGCTCGCCACCATGAACCCCGTCGAGCAGGAGGGCACATACAGGCTCCCCGAAGCACAGATCGACCGATTCATGCTGAAGGTCAAGGTCGACTATCCGTCGCGCGAAGAGGAGCTGGAGATCGCAATGAAGATGGCGCACACCACGCCAATGAAACCCGTCGAGCCAGTTGTTGAGGTGTCTGAGATCGTCACAGCACGCAAACTCGTCGACGCAGTCAACATTGATGCACGCATCGCTGCATACGCGACCGATCTGACTCGCGCAACACGCGATCCACGTTCTGTTGGCGTTGAAGCGGCGCACTTGATCGACTTCGGCGCATCGCCCCGTGCTTCGATCAATCTGTTGCTTGCTGCCAAGGCCCTCGCGTTCCTCGCTGGCCGGTCGTACGTCACACCAACCGATGTCAAGTCCGCGGCACCGGATGTGCTCAGGCATCGTGTGGCGCCGAGCTATCAGGCGCTCGCCGAGGGCATTGATGCAGAGCAGATTGTCGCACAGGTGATCAACCACGTTCCCGTTCCATGA
- a CDS encoding glycosyltransferase family 2 protein yields MSDAGSMVESPASVRLTVLAPAHNEEENVALLAEQTEKALSETGITWELVVVDDGSTDRTREILLDLAQTRPWLHVVGMQNTPPGKGNGQSAAFHAGIRASRGELIATLDADLQNDPADIPQMLKLLDEQNADMVQGDRSHARQDSFIRKFGSRVGRSFRKMILGDTIRDTGCSLRVVKREYAMRLPLEFKGMHRFIPATTRHLGGKVIEMRVNHRERHAGETKYGMGIVQRAIPGLIDCFAVRYMRNRRRPVTGAEVTQHTEAPGT; encoded by the coding sequence ATGTCTGACGCTGGATCGATGGTCGAGAGCCCCGCATCGGTGCGTCTGACCGTCCTTGCGCCAGCCCACAACGAGGAAGAGAACGTCGCCCTGCTCGCTGAGCAGACGGAAAAAGCCCTCTCAGAGACCGGGATTACATGGGAACTGGTCGTCGTCGACGACGGCTCAACCGACAGAACACGCGAGATCCTGCTCGATCTTGCTCAGACCCGCCCGTGGCTGCATGTCGTTGGGATGCAGAACACCCCACCGGGAAAAGGGAACGGGCAGTCCGCTGCGTTCCACGCTGGCATCCGCGCAAGCCGGGGCGAGTTGATCGCGACACTCGATGCCGATCTCCAGAATGATCCAGCCGACATCCCGCAGATGCTGAAACTGCTCGATGAGCAGAACGCCGACATGGTGCAGGGCGATCGATCGCACGCGAGGCAGGACTCGTTCATCCGCAAGTTCGGCTCGCGCGTCGGACGGTCATTCCGGAAGATGATTCTGGGCGACACCATCCGCGACACCGGATGCTCGCTGCGGGTCGTTAAGCGCGAGTACGCGATGCGTTTACCTCTGGAGTTCAAGGGCATGCACCGGTTCATCCCCGCGACCACGCGCCACCTCGGCGGGAAGGTCATCGAGATGCGGGTGAACCATCGCGAGCGCCACGCGGGCGAGACAAAGTACGGCATGGGCATTGTGCAACGGGCGATTCCCGGCTTGATCGACTGCTTCGCGGTCCGCTACATGCGGAATCGTCGCAGACCTGTCACGGGTGCTGAAGTCACACAACACACGGAAGCACCCGGCACATGA
- a CDS encoding prepilin-type N-terminal cleavage/methylation domain-containing protein, translated as MFHRIRKNRAFSLIELVVVLVIIGVIAAIAIPRMSRGANNAGGVALRGDLQVLRSAIELYRAEHEGRLPTLASFVDQMTKYTKIDGTDANDAFDAATGRIYGPYLTEIPTLPVGTNKGLSAVEAAQSATSGWVYDASTGKVIAGSPDADTDQDGTKYNAY; from the coding sequence ATGTTCCATCGCATTCGCAAGAACAGAGCATTCAGTCTGATCGAACTCGTTGTGGTGCTCGTTATCATTGGCGTCATCGCAGCTATCGCGATCCCGCGCATGTCACGTGGTGCGAACAACGCAGGTGGTGTTGCGCTTCGCGGTGATTTGCAGGTGCTCCGCAGCGCAATCGAACTCTATCGCGCAGAGCATGAGGGCAGGCTTCCTACACTGGCAAGCTTTGTCGATCAGATGACAAAGTACACAAAGATTGATGGCACCGATGCAAATGATGCGTTTGATGCAGCAACAGGTCGAATCTACGGTCCGTATCTTACCGAGATTCCCACTCTTCCAGTCGGAACAAACAAGGGTTTGAGCGCTGTTGAAGCTGCTCAGTCGGCAACCTCGGGCTGGGTGTACGACGCGTCAACAGGCAAGGTTATTGCTGGATCGCCGGACGCTGACACAGATCAGGACGGCACCAAGTACAACGCGTATTAA
- a CDS encoding PilN domain-containing protein — protein sequence MSGINLVPKIRIESRERRIRTRFWISVGIAYTIVVASVSGAGYSYRQDDQARVCKAIDDTEASARKESQRLEDAIAQLKQAEAKLNLLREIGDQPDWSLLLDYLARIKGDRVVLRGVRVDPLEAHDPKSKETAANSTRTQDVYVLELDGAGLAPTDVTGFVLKLEKSGIFQRVTLNGTSRSMVQNTSASTFTITCELRG from the coding sequence ATGAGCGGCATCAATCTTGTACCAAAGATTCGCATTGAATCGCGCGAACGCCGTATTCGCACACGGTTCTGGATCTCTGTTGGTATTGCGTACACCATCGTTGTCGCATCTGTGTCAGGTGCTGGATACTCCTATCGACAGGACGATCAGGCCCGCGTATGCAAGGCTATCGACGATACTGAAGCGAGCGCCAGGAAGGAATCACAGCGCCTTGAAGATGCGATCGCACAGCTCAAGCAGGCAGAAGCAAAGCTGAATCTTCTCCGCGAAATCGGTGATCAGCCGGACTGGAGCCTGCTGCTGGATTATCTGGCACGAATCAAGGGGGATCGGGTTGTGCTGCGCGGTGTTCGGGTTGATCCGCTCGAAGCACACGACCCCAAATCGAAGGAGACGGCCGCCAACAGTACACGCACGCAGGATGTGTATGTGCTGGAGCTTGACGGTGCCGGGCTGGCACCGACCGATGTTACAGGATTTGTACTGAAGCTTGAGAAGAGCGGGATCTTCCAGCGCGTGACGTTGAACGGCACAAGCAGAAGCATGGTCCAGAACACCAGCGCATCAACATTTACCATCACGTGTGAGTTGCGGGGATAA
- the pilO gene encoding type 4a pilus biogenesis protein PilO: MFRGKSIAHESRWWLIHSIGLVVVISLTSAGYVFGVAPVINMENEREELGRLLHEAKEREQIIATNQARIASQLQTSVNEVDQAAVQLHTIEYQNQRFAEIAELAEASQVRINKLTPGETVIGEKHNTAPISLEATGTYASFSAFVRSIHAAFPDVGIRTFSLQSIQSASDGEASIVLDMSWHVAHTIQPEHTTR, encoded by the coding sequence ATGTTTCGAGGCAAGTCCATTGCTCATGAATCACGCTGGTGGCTGATCCATTCGATTGGCCTCGTTGTAGTGATCAGTTTGACATCCGCTGGGTATGTCTTCGGCGTTGCTCCAGTCATCAACATGGAGAACGAACGTGAAGAGCTCGGCAGGTTGCTGCACGAGGCCAAAGAGCGTGAGCAGATTATTGCCACCAATCAGGCAAGGATCGCAAGCCAGTTGCAGACAAGTGTGAACGAAGTAGATCAGGCAGCTGTCCAGCTTCACACAATCGAGTACCAGAATCAGCGCTTTGCTGAGATCGCTGAACTTGCAGAAGCATCACAAGTCCGGATCAATAAGCTGACTCCGGGCGAGACAGTTATCGGTGAAAAACATAATACTGCTCCGATATCACTTGAAGCGACAGGAACATACGCATCGTTCAGCGCGTTCGTCCGTTCTATCCATGCCGCATTCCCGGACGTTGGTATTCGAACATTCTCGCTTCAAAGCATCCAGAGTGCTTCAGATGGTGAAGCCAGTATCGTGCTCGACATGTCGTGGCACGTTGCTCACACCATACAACCGGAACATACAACGCGATAG
- a CDS encoding DHH family phosphoesterase, with translation MQTTAEWTTTTTPADVASRLRSAKHVAVVTHQKPDGDAIGSTLSVVLALQHANPQTDITLVYAGSMPTWASEILGDQPWLHIAEEGSINLGKRPELCIVFDTGTRQQIGADMTRWIEGDPASTIIVDHHKQGDPDLASDRIVSTSSAAVCEVSAQICCALLNTKSSAELPKDIATAIYLGLATDTGWFKYSNVTATTLHLAADLIDAGVDHAALFDTVEAQDRINRYQLMGRSFSSLESVFDGQVTVQRITADDFAQTDALESELNGFSAIPLMVKTARVSVLLTQSPAKPSQTKVSLRSKPGKYAVDVSAIASSLGGGGHARAAGARLDMPINEAKQTVLNAIKPHLSSLASHA, from the coding sequence ATGCAGACAACTGCTGAGTGGACGACCACAACAACACCCGCTGATGTTGCATCCAGATTGCGAAGCGCAAAGCACGTCGCGGTTGTGACACATCAAAAGCCAGACGGTGACGCGATTGGGTCCACACTCTCTGTCGTTCTGGCGCTGCAGCACGCAAACCCGCAGACGGATATCACGCTGGTATACGCAGGATCAATGCCGACGTGGGCAAGCGAGATTCTTGGCGATCAACCGTGGCTGCACATTGCTGAGGAAGGCTCGATCAATCTGGGCAAGCGACCCGAGTTGTGCATTGTGTTTGACACGGGTACGCGCCAGCAGATCGGTGCTGACATGACACGATGGATTGAGGGTGATCCTGCAAGCACGATCATCGTCGATCATCACAAGCAGGGCGATCCCGACCTTGCGAGCGACAGAATCGTCAGCACGTCGTCCGCTGCGGTGTGCGAGGTGTCTGCGCAGATCTGTTGCGCATTGCTCAATACAAAGTCGAGCGCCGAACTTCCAAAGGATATTGCGACAGCGATCTATCTTGGGCTTGCGACCGACACAGGCTGGTTCAAGTATTCCAATGTCACGGCGACGACGCTGCATCTTGCTGCGGACCTGATCGATGCTGGCGTGGATCATGCAGCGTTGTTTGATACTGTCGAAGCGCAGGACCGGATCAATCGGTATCAGCTCATGGGACGCTCGTTCTCATCACTTGAGTCTGTCTTTGACGGGCAGGTAACGGTTCAGCGCATCACAGCTGACGACTTTGCGCAGACGGATGCGCTCGAGAGCGAACTCAACGGATTTTCCGCGATCCCGCTGATGGTCAAGACAGCACGCGTTTCTGTACTGCTGACACAATCGCCCGCAAAGCCAAGCCAGACCAAGGTCAGCTTGCGATCAAAGCCCGGGAAATATGCCGTGGATGTGAGCGCAATTGCAAGCTCGCTCGGCGGTGGGGGGCATGCGCGTGCTGCGGGCGCGCGTCTCGACATGCCGATCAATGAAGCGAAGCAGACAGTGCTCAACGCGATCAAGCCGCATCTTTCGTCGCTGGCATCGCACGCATGA
- a CDS encoding DNA methylase → MNDQPANHSRPQRRPRRGPDRPPLNIFATTLWEYPSQHYTSERTGSTMQGNKDYAGATPSWVIWQLLQRYTRKNDLVVDPMCGSGTTIDVARDLERKVLGYDLAPSRDDIFRADARKMPLEDGKADFVFVDPPYSTHIDYSDDPRCIGKLDSGGDDNGQAYYDAMTKVIAEIDRVLKNRRYMALYVSDSWTKRKKNDPGFGSGNFMPIGFELFSIMRQHFVPVDIIAVVRHNQKLAKGNWKKTAIESNFFLRGFNYLFIMKKDARGI, encoded by the coding sequence ATGAACGACCAGCCAGCCAATCACAGTCGTCCGCAGCGCAGGCCCCGTCGCGGTCCTGATCGTCCGCCGCTCAATATCTTTGCGACAACGCTGTGGGAGTATCCCAGTCAGCACTACACGTCCGAGCGCACCGGCTCGACCATGCAGGGCAACAAGGACTACGCGGGCGCAACACCATCATGGGTCATCTGGCAACTGCTCCAAAGATACACGCGAAAGAACGACCTTGTTGTCGACCCAATGTGCGGATCGGGTACGACGATTGATGTTGCGCGCGATCTTGAACGCAAGGTGCTGGGATACGATCTTGCACCGAGTCGTGATGACATCTTCCGTGCAGATGCGCGCAAGATGCCTCTCGAAGATGGCAAAGCGGACTTTGTGTTTGTCGATCCGCCGTACTCAACGCACATCGATTACTCGGATGATCCGCGGTGCATCGGCAAACTCGATTCCGGCGGTGATGACAACGGGCAGGCGTACTATGACGCGATGACAAAGGTGATCGCTGAGATCGATCGCGTGCTGAAGAACCGCCGGTACATGGCACTCTACGTGTCGGACTCATGGACAAAGCGGAAGAAGAACGATCCGGGGTTTGGCTCGGGGAACTTCATGCCGATCGGGTTTGAGTTGTTCTCGATCATGCGCCAGCACTTTGTCCCGGTGGACATCATCGCGGTGGTGCGTCACAACCAGAAGCTTGCCAAGGGAAACTGGAAAAAGACAGCAATCGAGAGCAACTTCTTCCTGCGAGGGTTCAACTACCTGTTCATCATGAAGAAAGATGCACGAGGCATCTGA
- a CDS encoding 2Fe-2S iron-sulfur cluster binding domain-containing protein produces the protein MHDHDLKRNPGDATIDITFVLEDPDSLTGTDKKEWKVKGAKGEDLLDIALHEGINIEHACGGVCACSTCHIYLEKGEDDVCESTEAEEDRVEEAPGIQINSRLACQCIIEGEGPIQVRVPAWNRNAVKEVPHTH, from the coding sequence ATGCACGACCACGATCTCAAACGCAACCCCGGCGATGCGACCATCGATATTACCTTTGTTCTCGAAGATCCCGACAGCCTGACCGGCACAGACAAGAAGGAATGGAAGGTCAAGGGAGCCAAGGGCGAGGACCTGCTCGATATCGCCCTCCACGAGGGGATCAATATTGAGCACGCCTGTGGCGGCGTGTGCGCGTGTTCGACCTGCCACATCTACCTCGAAAAGGGAGAGGACGATGTGTGCGAATCGACTGAGGCTGAGGAGGATCGTGTCGAAGAAGCGCCGGGTATCCAGATCAACTCCCGTCTTGCGTGCCAGTGCATCATCGAAGGCGAGGGCCCGATCCAGGTGCGCGTGCCCGCGTGGAATCGCAACGCGGTGAAGGAAGTCCCGCACACACACTGA
- a CDS encoding acyl-CoA carboxylase subunit beta, whose product MNQTQPQTVQSPLAQAVAEVVATEDIIRQGGGAKAVERQHAKNRLTARERVGKLIDADTSFTELGLWSAFGMYKEHGGAPAAGVVTGVGEIDGHQCMIIANDATVKAGAFFPMTCKKIIRAQHIARNARLPLVYLVDSAGVFLPMQEDVFPDADDFGRIFYLNSVISAEGIPQIAAIMGYCVAGGGYLPVLCDNLIMTEGSGLYLAGPALVKAAIGQDVTDEELGGATMHAQISGTIDYKEPDDDHAIDRVRALVGKLSPYQVAGTQRSWAQPEQSEAETELADEFAKRMKERMLRAAETDSKELVVEEQPFRDPSDVYDIFTDKPGTQYDVKDIISCLVDARAVRNDEGFKSLAPDFDEYKEDYGRSLVCGYARIDGHVCGIVANQGKLTERVMPGGKAGPSKSTNMPRVIYDDSADKAARFIMDCNQKRVPIVFLHDTNGFMVGRDSEQGGIIRAGAKLVNAVSNCVVPKIVVVLGGSYGAGHYAMCGRAFEPFVTLAWPGAKYAVMGANQATGTLAMIEERSRERAGEKIDEDVHKQILAAVHASYTEQQDIRYAAARGWVDRIIKPEDTRRELGVALDMTTHWDWSKQFCTGVLQV is encoded by the coding sequence ATGAATCAGACGCAGCCACAAACAGTCCAGTCACCACTCGCCCAAGCCGTTGCCGAGGTTGTTGCGACAGAAGACATAATCCGCCAGGGCGGCGGTGCGAAAGCGGTCGAGCGTCAGCACGCAAAGAACAGACTGACTGCGCGAGAACGGGTTGGGAAGCTCATTGATGCGGATACCTCGTTTACAGAACTTGGTCTGTGGTCAGCCTTTGGTATGTACAAGGAGCACGGCGGCGCGCCAGCAGCAGGTGTTGTGACCGGCGTGGGCGAGATCGATGGACACCAGTGCATGATCATTGCCAACGATGCGACGGTCAAAGCCGGCGCGTTCTTCCCAATGACATGCAAGAAGATCATCCGCGCTCAGCACATCGCGCGCAACGCGCGATTACCACTGGTGTATCTTGTTGATTCTGCTGGCGTGTTTCTGCCCATGCAGGAGGATGTGTTCCCGGATGCCGACGACTTCGGTCGTATCTTCTATCTCAACTCCGTTATCAGCGCGGAAGGCATTCCACAGATCGCTGCGATCATGGGATACTGCGTCGCTGGTGGCGGGTATCTCCCTGTGCTGTGCGACAATCTCATCATGACAGAGGGTTCGGGGCTGTACCTTGCCGGACCAGCACTCGTGAAAGCAGCCATTGGTCAGGATGTGACCGATGAGGAACTCGGCGGCGCAACCATGCACGCGCAGATCTCCGGCACGATTGACTACAAGGAACCCGACGACGATCACGCGATCGATCGCGTGCGTGCGCTCGTTGGCAAGTTGTCTCCGTATCAGGTTGCAGGAACGCAGCGATCCTGGGCGCAGCCGGAACAGTCTGAGGCGGAAACGGAACTCGCTGATGAGTTCGCAAAACGTATGAAGGAACGTATGTTGCGAGCAGCTGAGACGGACTCGAAAGAGTTGGTTGTTGAAGAGCAGCCGTTCCGTGATCCCAGCGACGTGTACGACATTTTCACGGACAAGCCCGGTACCCAGTACGACGTGAAGGACATCATTTCGTGTCTTGTAGATGCTCGCGCAGTGCGCAATGACGAAGGGTTCAAATCGCTCGCGCCTGACTTTGACGAGTACAAGGAGGACTACGGACGTTCATTGGTGTGCGGGTATGCGCGCATCGATGGGCATGTGTGTGGGATCGTTGCGAATCAGGGCAAGCTGACCGAGCGTGTGATGCCTGGCGGAAAGGCTGGCCCGAGCAAATCGACGAATATGCCACGCGTTATTTACGACGACTCGGCGGACAAAGCAGCACGGTTTATCATGGACTGCAACCAGAAGCGCGTGCCCATCGTGTTCCTGCACGACACGAACGGATTCATGGTCGGGCGGGACTCAGAACAGGGAGGCATCATCCGCGCTGGTGCGAAACTGGTCAACGCGGTGAGCAACTGCGTCGTGCCAAAGATCGTTGTCGTGCTTGGTGGGTCGTATGGCGCGGGCCACTACGCGATGTGCGGGCGCGCGTTTGAGCCCTTTGTCACGCTTGCGTGGCCCGGCGCGAAGTACGCAGTGATGGGTGCAAATCAGGCGACCGGCACGCTCGCCATGATCGAGGAACGATCGCGCGAGCGCGCAGGGGAAAAAATAGACGAAGATGTCCACAAGCAGATTCTCGCCGCGGTCCATGCCAGCTACACCGAGCAGCAGGACATTCGATACGCAGCTGCGCGTGGATGGGTCGATCGCATCATCAAGCCCGAGGACACTCGCAGAGAACTGGGTGTTGCCCTTGATATGACCACGCATTGGGACTGGTCAAAGCAGTTCTGCACAGGCGTGTTGCAGGTGTAA
- the pilM gene encoding pilus assembly protein PilM, translating into MQRTLVKAVSPVGVHIGRERIRVVQVASGTRRTFVSGCGVIPRRSDGPIPSESDIADLARAFDRWGLNGRRVSIALPREMLKVDMLDLPPQGSGAPIERLASMEMARLHSLEQGSFESRCWSLPHSRRARERSSVVAVACIIDPLNEMLDQFEICGLDVVRADTESWADVRACGRLDLDSTLVHAIVDLRWSIARLTFVHDGIVVYERAMPEKGLDRQSRIIASRMGVDIDAARYLLMHPPEESADPVSQRIWKSEIKPLVNTHTRMLTDDLRSAFGYATHQITNTRPGSVVMIGCGSNIMGFAQHIHQALDVEVKMVSTCDLISADGFDLKSGCADEYITALGMALVELEA; encoded by the coding sequence ATGCAGAGAACACTCGTTAAAGCTGTCTCGCCAGTCGGTGTCCACATCGGACGCGAACGCATCCGCGTTGTGCAGGTCGCATCTGGCACTCGCAGAACATTCGTGTCCGGCTGCGGAGTTATACCGAGACGATCGGACGGCCCAATACCGTCAGAATCAGATATTGCCGATCTCGCGCGTGCGTTCGACCGTTGGGGGTTGAATGGCAGACGTGTCAGCATCGCGCTGCCCCGCGAGATGCTCAAAGTCGATATGCTTGATCTCCCACCACAAGGATCTGGCGCACCGATCGAGCGTCTCGCCTCAATGGAAATGGCTCGCTTGCACAGTCTTGAACAGGGCAGCTTTGAATCCCGATGCTGGTCGCTGCCACATTCACGCCGAGCACGTGAACGATCGAGCGTTGTTGCTGTCGCATGCATCATCGATCCACTGAACGAAATGCTTGATCAGTTTGAGATCTGTGGGTTGGACGTCGTAAGAGCAGACACAGAATCCTGGGCAGATGTGCGCGCGTGTGGCAGACTCGATCTCGACAGCACGCTGGTCCATGCGATTGTTGACCTTCGGTGGTCGATTGCTCGGCTCACCTTTGTGCACGACGGGATTGTTGTGTACGAACGCGCGATGCCTGAGAAAGGGCTTGACAGGCAGTCTCGCATTATCGCAAGCCGCATGGGTGTTGACATCGATGCAGCACGTTATCTGCTGATGCATCCGCCGGAGGAAAGCGCGGACCCCGTATCTCAGCGGATATGGAAATCGGAGATCAAACCTCTTGTGAACACGCATACAAGAATGCTAACAGACGATCTGCGCAGTGCGTTCGGATATGCAACACATCAGATCACAAACACACGTCCCGGCAGTGTTGTCATGATTGGCTGCGGCAGCAACATCATGGGGTTTGCACAACATATCCATCAGGCACTGGACGTTGAAGTGAAGATGGTTAGTACATGTGATCTCATTTCCGCCGATGGGTTTGATCTGAAATCAGGATGTGCGGATGAGTACATTACCGCGCTGGGTATGGCACTCGTGGAGCTTGAAGCATGA